The Phaseolus vulgaris cultivar G19833 chromosome 5, P. vulgaris v2.0, whole genome shotgun sequence genomic interval tttttatcagtaataaaaaataaagaaatgggaaccacttcaggggtggtccaacccttatacatgaaGAGCTAGCGCCTTACCAACCTTCAACCAAGGAACACCGTCCAACTTAAATAAGGAACAACCAAATCAATTCAAGAAAACATTAAACAACTAGCCTCATACAATCCACTGGATTCAAAACCTAGTTGAGGTACATAAAGAAATTACAATAGGACTTTGCaaaaatccaagaccaaacatttACCTGTACCAGTGCAAATACCTCGAGCGCATCTATCACGCCCCTGTCGAAGGTCACCGAGTTCCCATGTctccaaatttcactcacaaCACCAACCCAAATCGCATCCCAAACGTCATTAACCACATCAGAAGTCGAATACAACCTGAATTGTTGGAAGTTTACCAAAGGGTCCTTGTGAATAACAAACGACACTCCAAGCCACTCAAAACAAAGACACCACATCCGCCAGGTAAACTCGCAGAAAACAGATGACAGGACGACTCTTCCACCTTCCCACACAAACCACACACCAGATTCTCTACCACCACCCCTCGCCTTTTCAAATTTACCCTAGTAACAATCTTATTCTCCATCACCCTCCAAACAGTGACCAAAGCGGAAGGCAAAGCTTTGCACCTCCACAACTTACTGTAAACTGGAGAAACCTCCCCAACTCTATCCTTCCTAACCAGAAAATAGGATAAGTTATCCGTAAAAGTATGAAACCCTAAACCCTTCCTAACTTTCCATCACCAGTGAGATAGATTCAGAGCTAAACTACACGTGATTAATATGCATGATTCCATTACACGTGATTAATATGCATGATTCCATTACACGTGATTAATATATTGTTGTAGTTAATAAATGGTACAAAtatcatataatatttataaagattTATTCTTCAAATTAAGTTGGGGTGAGTTTAAACATAAATGATATACTATTTAATATTAGAATTTGGTATAATATTTCATCTAGAGtattttactttcttttatCTAATAAAAATAGGATtcaattatgattttataattataaaatgaaagTTTTTGATATTGActcttataaatatatatttttcgtCACTAGTTATTTTGAAGTCTAATACATAATATGACGCGAATGTGTgacgagaaaaaaaaagtataacatttataaaataaatattaataatgtaagAATTGTGAATTGAAATTTAAGATCggtaaaatacaaaaaaaaagaaagtattttagagaaacaaaattcataaatttaaaacaaataaaaatattgatttcaaaatttattaaaaaattatgaaggcAAATCTGAAAGcttaataaacaaaattaaaattactgaATAGACTCATGTCACATTTCTTTATCAAATTGAACTTATTTACCATTCAACGTATAAAATCGATTGGAAGACATCTGAAATATGAAAAATGCATACATAGTTTTGGTTTCATTCTCAGTAAGTAGATTTCTATGTaggtgttttttattttattttttttgtagatAAAATCaatattcaataaatataaataaacattttaaaaattaaatttatttatttcattgataaatatttttttagattattataaaatataagtaattttttctattaaaaaataattttaatgtaaaatcaagaaaataaaatttttattaaataattaatatgttttaaagttaatttagattataaataaaataatttaatttaatgaaaattaatttgtgttgtttcatttattttttaatatagtttgTTATTGTTAATGaagattaatataaaaattcaataaaatagaCTAAAAAAAGGTCAAAGAAGTATATCATATCATAATTATCCATGATAAAAAAAGTctaaaatgaatatttaaaatatttttcaaaaatgcattacaaagtattttttttttcaaatttaacttAGTAGTTTGAAACATTAGTTTAACAATTtattaaatgattaaaaataaactttGTTAATGAAacttgaaaattattattatagagTTGAATAAAAAtgcatttgatttttttatttattttaaacaaacaaaaattatatttaaaaaatatttttttaaaaaaaataataaacgtttaattagtataaaagaattacttaaaattaaaaaaaaattatattttttaaagtataattGAGAATTTATTTCCTGATttcaatttaagaaaaaaatttctttgataacctccaatttatttacaatgaTAGACCCTTTTAGTTTCTAATAATAGAATCCATTGCACTGTGacctaattttaatttcttgaaacatttgtgtttgtattatatgtttctaaatatgtgttttacaatttttttcgtctaatagaaataaataatattatgttttgaataattataaaatgaaacatgaaaaagttttgatattgaatctcataattttttttttttaaactgaaaAGGTTATGCaaaaagataataatttttaatatttatatttcaaatgtTAAAGTTCCCAAATTATCTACTACCTTATCATCTCTCACTTCTCTCCCTCCATTTTTTAAACGTCACCGTATGGCTATAGCTTCCTTCTTCTTCACTCTCTCCACGCCCTTCTTCTCTCACTGCAACAACCCCTCTCTGCCACCTCATTCATCTCTCCTCTTCTTTCCTTTTAAACTCAATTTTTCCACTTTCACCACCTCCCATTTCGTCCACACTACACCCACCGCCATCTCCGCTCACCGGAATGGTGGCAACTCGTCGGGGAGTGGCGGTGGAAACGGTGACAGGGGTAGTGGCGGCGGTGGTGATGAAGACGAGGAAAGGGGCCGCAATAGGGAAGAGGCGATGGTGGCGCTGGCGGAGGACGGGAGATGGCTGGAGAGTTTGCCGGAGGACTTGGCGGCGGCAGTTGCAGCGGGGAGGGTTCCGGGTTCGATAATGCGGAGGTTCTTCCAGATGGAACAATCGGATGTGCTGCGGTGGTTGCTCAAGTTCCGAGGGTTCAGGGAAAGGTTGCTCGCAGATGATTTGTTCTTAGCCAAGCTTCTCATCGAATGTGGTGTTATCATCTTCACCAAGGTTTTTCTTTCATCCAGCTTTAATTTCTTCTTCTGTgcgaatatatatatatatatatatatatatattttttttttttttatttttattatttaggtAAGAGgggtaaattttaattttctctcATATGgaatgaatttatatttatttaagtaaaactTGGTGTGAAAAAAACCGTTGAGGATTTTCTTAATATGGAGGATGTTAGAAATAATAGTTCGAAAATAAGAGGTTGAAGTGAAGGCTTCTAAGTTAGAAGTATTAAAGGACATTAATTTTATGTAACTGCTAAAGATTTGAAGGGTCACTGATATTATGAACATTCATGGTTAAATCAAGTGTATTACCAATCCATGTAACTATAAATAGATTATCAATCTATGCAAGTAGTATGCCAAATGAAATCAAATCTCTACTATTTCTCAAAATCTCTTTTGGTTGTAGTCCTAtaattgtaaaatataatttgcgttgacctgaaaaaaaaaaacatgtgatAAAGGGTGATTATACTATGAATTCAAAACCATGGATTGTGATTTTCACCAGTCATGAATATATAAGATAGTTTCCGTAGACAATCGTGCCATGAATATAATAACATATGGTGTCTTTTAGTGAAGCGTCTGTAATACAAATGATCAATCTGTAATGGATATTCTGTGTGGTTCCAGGCAGCTGCAGAGTTGGAGCGCCGTAAGGAGAACTTCAATAAGGAGCTGGATTTTGTTGTTGCCAATGTGGTATGTTTATCACCcagatataatattttttctgtaGTAATCtaaaaaaagaattttaatttttttttctaatttatcaCTTTTTAGGCTTGTGATTGAAATGTTATTACTTTGAAGATTCAATTGCATGCCTGGTTactctaattaaaaaaaaaatcttctttaaTTCTTATAAATATTCTTTTCTTTAGCTCAAACCAATATCTCTTTTAATCTTGTAGTCTTTCTGATAGAGACGAAGATATTAAAATGGTATAAATAaggactaaaataattaaaaatgatgTTCAATGTTTAAAATGAATGTTTCTAAGTATGGAGATTAATCATGTGGAAAAAGAAGTGTAgagattagaaaataaaattgttgcAACTACAATGTGTCAGCTGCTTTATGTCTTCTATCTTAAGTTTTGTTGAGTTTGTGAACTACTACACTCTAGGTTTGGTTTCCAATTAGCATATTTAGATCAACAGGTAATTGAATTACATTCTCTTACGAGACTTTATTAAACAAGTTCCTCCATAAGGACTATTTATGACAAAAAAATAGGAAGAGAGACTAAAATTAGCTTCTTCATAAGTTATAATGAACTTATGAGCAAATTAATTTGTAAGGGTTTTCTCGAACCAATCcctctaaatttttgtttttagtacCAATTCTTctacatttttgtttttaacttgTGCATAAGCTCATTATAGTTTATGAAGAAGTTAATTTAGTTTTCTTCTTATCTTTCTCTCCTAAAAACCTTTATGGAGAAGCTTGCCCAAAATTACCCTAATACTCCATCTAAAGTCAATCCTCATTGTTTATTTTTCGTGCCTAGAAGCAGCATGGTCTCAAATTTCCCCTTTTATACTAATCATATTTGAACTAACTCTTTGCACTCTCGTGAAACTCAATCTGTATGTTGCCCCGTTCTTTTTATGTAAGAATTTGGGAACCTCCTAAttcagtttttaaatttattttaggtAACAGGCATTGTAACAGGTTTTCTACTTGTTTGGTTTCCTGCACCTACTGTTTCTCTCAAACCTCCCCTTGCAGTCACTGCTGGACCTATTGCTAAATTATTCTATGGTTGTCCTGATAATGCTTTTCAGGTTAAGACTCTTCATTCAGCTTACTGcatttcttccttttcaattgTTATAATTCTAGCTGCAATTGCTATACTGTATATGATTAGAAGTTAATAATCTCTACAGGTGGCTTTACCTGGAACATCGTATACCCTTCTACAAAGAATAGGTGCTATAGTGGTATGTCTTGGGTCATTTAAAGCAAGTCACataatttttccttttaaatGAGGATCATCTCCGTCTCTTATGCAGCGTAACGGCGCAAAGCTATTTGTTGTTGGCACCAGCGCTTCATTGGTAAATTAGCACATTATTTGTTTGCAACATGCCCTTTTAGCTTGTTATAGTCTTCTggcaaattcaaaaaaattccGCTGCTATGAAACTTGGCCTTGGTTCTTGCAATTGGAGTTATGCTGATCTTCAAAATgtatagaaaaacaaaaattaatttaggtTAGACTTCCTGCAGTAGTTTCATTGTTTTGACAGTTGGATTGAGCTTTTAGGTGTCAAGGTTTAAGATTTAAGTTAATGGAGAAGTATTATATTGATTAGAATTTTTCTTGCTGTTTCTTCGTATTCCACACTGTTTCCTAGACTGATAAAAATGTTTTGCTGAGTGCATGTTTTGAGACTAGATTACGTATTTAGCCATATAACAGTGAATTACTTCACCTAGAAGACATTGAAACGAACAACTAAGTATATATAGCAATATGGTGTGACATAGTTAGTAGATAGCCTTGTTCTTTAACATGTGATTTAGGAGTTGATCCTTGATTAGTGTGTATGGAAAAACGTGTGTAGAAAAGGTCAACTCCTTAAATAGATTTCAGTATTCCAAGAAATTAATCTTTTGACTCCCAATTGAAGAATACcctaattcaaaaataaataaaaatcatgaaAGAATAAGTTTAGATGCATCATTAAGCACAGTAGAGgacataaaaatacattttacaaatttattttaatgatatGTCACCTGTTCCTCTCAAGCATGTTGTAGTGTGGTTCGTATGAGGCATACAGGCTACATATTCCCAAGAAGAAACTGTTTCTATTGTACTAATTATACCCATCCATCATAGCGAAGTTCTATAAGCAGAATAATATCAACAAATGGCATCTGAGATATATCTTGGGCGTGCTCTCCGTAATTTGACTGGTGGCAATGCCTTTTCAGGTTGGCACAGTTACAACAAATGCGTTGATCAATGTAAAGAAGGCTGTTAATAAAACATTTGCTGCCCAGGCTGAGAATTTACCCGTAATATCAACCAGCGTAGCACATGGAGTTTACATGGTTGTCATTAGCAACATCAGGTATTCCATTGTCAGAACAAACTACTATAAATATGTTTTACGCCCATTTTTCTACTATCTTGGTATTTTTACAGTATTGGACATCCCACCAAGAGAATAGAAGTTGTGAATAGATGAATGTATTCCGAgttattttcatgttttagtTGTGTGTCTAAACAATGTAGTTTTTCCCAATTATAACGCATAATAATTTGAAACTGACTGACTTTCTTGGTTAGTTATCGTAGTTTTAGGAATGAAATACCCTGCACTGCTATGAAAAAAATTTGGAGTACATATGTTATTGGAAATCTAAGAAAACTGCAGCTGTGACCCAGCCGAAAGTTTGTGATGGTATACAAAATAGTATTTGAAACGTGCTGTTATTTTTATCAGTCTTAGGGGTTTGTCCATCCACTTTGTTTGGTAAATGAAATACTCTATTGATAGTTAGGTTTTTGGTCGCTCaaaattttatatctttttcaaATTAGTCTCTAATATCTATTAACATTATTTCCGTTACCAAATGGTATTTTGTTTTTCACTTGGTCTCTCTAAAGAAGGCTTATTTAGTAAGGAAAATTGTTTTATAAGGGGTATGTTTAGAGGGCAAAGAGTTTAATTAAGCCTAACTTTTTAAACAAAGAACTAGACCACAACAACAAGGATAAGATAATAACGGAACCTTTTCTGATACCAACAATGGGATTCCAGAAAATCCTTTTCATGCAATTGACAATGAAGAGAAACTGGTACCCTATTCCAAAGTAGCTTCCAGCTGGAAAAACTTGTGATTTCAAGCAGGAAAAATTATCTTGTCACAGTTGCAAAATTTGCGGATCATGAGGATCTCTACTACTtagcaaaacaaaacaaaaagcaaaagaacaaaaacaagaaaacCTCTTATTAAGGATTTGCCTTTTTTTTTCAGGTACCAGGTACTTGCAGGAATTATTGAGCAACGAATTCTTGAGCCATTACTACACCGAAACAAGCTTATACTAACCGCATCATACTTTACTATTAGAACTGCCAATACCTACTGGGGCTCGCTACTGTAAGATTATTGATTTAGCTCGATTAATCCTATGAATATGTACCATTAagctttttctttcttttctgcCTCATTATTTATTTCACATTTGTGAGTAGGTGGGTGGATTTTGCTCGATGGGTTGGAGTCCAGAAGAAAAAAGATTAAGCATATTTTGTGCAATGCTGCATTGGTCAAAGAGCCCAAGTATATTGATTCATGGATACAACTTCAAATTGATGATTAAGTTTGCTCCCCTATATTTTGTTTCTCTTCCTGCCTTGTCTAAGCAAAATTGTACATTTGTAGGTAACGAACGTTGGCAAGCAAGagttatttttatgtaaaactAAAAATGCTTTTGAGAGGTTTTTTACTCTAAAAGttatatactttttaataaaaaaacactcTCGGAAACACATGTATTTAAACAAGTCTTAAATAAACATTGATCATGTACAGGAACACATCTATCATCACTGGTACTTGCGACTTGCACTTATGTTGTTTGATCTTTGCATTTTATACAACCGGCAGTTATTTCTAATTGTTACTGTGCGTACTGAAATCAAATTGAATGAAAACTATTTTTGCGTGGCTCCTTAACAGCTATTGTCTTCTCCTTCTTTATCTTCCAATTACTCAACTAATGTTGTCAGAATAGTACCTAGTACCTTCCTCTGGTAGTGGTTGTGATAGTGTTGGTAATGTCTTGGGAACCATGACAAGGTGTCAGAagcaggaagaagaagaaaagaaaaggaaggcAAATATGTGTAGAACATATTATTAAACTCAAACAAAAGAGTTACAAAACTTTATAAGATATAAGGGATATATTTATATCAAAGCCAAGTTACAtaggaaaaatatttataaccaGGACAGTTGTTTTTATGAGAATTGCGCCCTGGATTTGCAATAAACCTAAATCTCCTATATTCAAATACCACATTGGATATAAGACAAAGATGGCAAATCTAAagtcttaaattttttatatttatttttctatatttcttTTCTGTTCCATGCAGTTTATATGTTGGTaagatgagaatcaaataatttttttgccTTTACATGTGTGGCTACAATTGAGGTTGGGGAAATTTGTTCTCCTCCCTCTATCATTTGCCTATGTCCAAGCTTAAAGACAAACATTCTgttcaaaaatataataaacatttataaGGATTCAACACATATTATAAATGCTTTAGACTATGTATCAATACTGTCTATTCAAACATTTCGTTTATGATATGAAGTATACGGGCAAGATGGTTGCGTATATTTGATCACACTTCTATTTGTTGAGGTCTATTGCTTATAAAATCAATCACGGTTGTTAAGTACATAATCAAAACTAaatattgttgaaccaagtggtgttcaaactttgaagaatccaacctctttgaaggatgatgaagcttgactgtgcttgctgttgttgtgttgtccttttagataggatctagggtagatttaatatgtaatccactcttgattgaatccaaagcataagcactctcaatccttttaaaagaaaagtgtttttcaaactaagtgaaaaacaacctgttgttttgttgaaacaaccgattgttttatacttaggtgcttttagaaaaggttgaaaactgtttttcaaatggttgagctgtcaaaaccaaaacaaccgattgattcgtggaaacaaccgattgtttgttttggtaccataacagaaaattattttgtgctttgactaagctttaaatgttttctaactgattacgctctagtttttaatgctttgaccaatctttaaatgtaattaatagtttgttaagatttgataacaaacaacatctttgaatatacagaaaacaaatttgagtttttcactgattttgcttaagaaaaaaaaattgagattacttagaaattgagattgatcaaagagtgtgaacTAGgattttctgcttgtattgatttcagatttgttctgtaacaagtgtaatccttgtatctgttgaaagaaaccttgtgtgtttgctgagaagtgttgtgtgttcttgaggggatcaagatcaacattcttagtgttggtgtgttgatcaaaggaagtgtgtgtcttgaagggttcaaggtcacttctttgattgtggtgtaagtgatctaggtttgattgcttagtggatttccttagtggtttctgagaagactggatgtagctctgggtttagagtgaaccagtataaacctctgtgtgcattctttctatcctttaactctttaaattcagttttgttatttgtgaactggtataaacaaccgattgtttctacgaaacaactgattgtttttctggtgctgtgctttttgctttgtgttttgaaaaactgaattctttatcAACTGATTCttaaagtaatttcattcaaggctgaaatgttttcgaaaaccctctttaaaccattcacccccctctgtttaaagtcatacattctaacaaataTAAGTTCCATTAAAATTTGATCTAACAATTCCTTAATAGCATTGCTTTCATTCTTTAACAATGTTGGCTTCTTCTACTACTATGTTATTGATGAATTTTTACGGCAAATGCACtgcgtttgtcaaaagtaataattgtccctaaggacggatatcgatcccacaaggaaccgtgaattatcgagtacaataatcgctaaatataaaaacagaacaattaaacaattaaaagagttttgaattaattgtgttggcactgatcaataagaaaacaaacaaagaattagttgtttcaattgaaaaaataaggattagtttcatctctctcactctcaagtattttgattagcatgtcaatattaagttctttgattgaaattgatgcccgtataaaaatcatttatatcgattcctcgcatataaaatccttaagaatgtcccctaactatcgatccctcgcataattataagaacaacttagaacgaagctcagacgtttaatagcaattaacatttcaagtctattcctagcactcaaatatgttaagtattgttgtttaggtccgaaccctaaaaatacctcccggtcagatttaagattctcaatttgtcacggaaaattaaaagtaaaacaacaataccaataatcaatcaagaactgaatattaatatataaaagatcacctcaatacataagagtttgagcagattactcccaatcccaaagggtagaattagccacgcatacttctatcaccttccattctcccaattgggctacaattcactctatggtgttttcctctcaatctggcaccctaaggttgagcctctagccctctatttatcctagttttctagggttaggttgtttattgtgtcgcgctaatgggctaaatgataaaacataaaaaggcccaatctttctttgcatccttttccattctgggacattctatctttatctttttggctcaaatcattcatctttaatccaaatctccaatcttccttagaaatatgcaattaaaaaggtataaattcataaattagggattattttatatgtaaattagcaataaatcctcataagtgcctatattttaatatgaaatattactgaaattagacacttgtCAGTTATGGAAGCAAAACTTACATAGATTGAATGAACCTCTTTCTAAATATTTGCTAATATTCAGAAATAATAACTTTTCAATTCAATGTTAGTTGCAAACAATAAATGGTTAAATCATTCAATTGTGTTATCATTCAGTGCGTCCAACCAACCCCAAATTGAAAACTTGTTGGTTTTAGTGAGgttgaaaaaattaaacattttaagaTTGACAAGAATATGTTAATATCTTTGCTCAAAAGGTGAAGAGCAAAGATTCATACTTTTCATCTTCTCATTGGTGAATGCATGATCATTTTGAAAGATGTTGCACTACAATTAACTTTAGAAGTATACGGCAAAGCAGTTAATGGATCTACTTTGTATGATTGAGGAgaaatgtgttttaattttttagggTTTATGCCCCCAATGGAGaagttttaattgatttcacgattaaattaaaatggttaataaataatatgattGTACTATTAGATGAACTAATTGAACATCAATTACACCAACACATATTTTAAGGTTGATTGGTGGAATACTTATGTTAGATAAATGTAGTAATAACATTCACTCAATGTATTTAAGGTTGATTGGTGGAATACTTATGTTAGATAAATGTAGTAATAACATTCACTCAATGTATTTATCATCATTGTGTGactttgtaaaataatatagtCGGAGTTCTATTTGTTTAGAATTAATTGATCTCTAGCTTAATTTTAGCCTACTTTAAGTTTTATTGGATATAGGAGTTTTGAGTCTTTGTTACCAAATCATGCCCACAAGGATGCAAGAATATGAACTTCTTGCATtgtcatttaaaattataatatgacaTCAAATTGATAATGTCCAAATGCAATTTGGTTTATGGCAACCATTTTCAAATTGTGTACATAATCTTCACAAACTTCATGAATAAACATGAGTATTCATGAGAGGATGTAATGATACCAACTGAGTTGAAGAACCCTGTAGAATGAATTTTCCTTTAGTGATCGACAAAAACATGTTATTTTCTGTCAACCATTCCGAGGGTCTATCTAGCACAACACTGAATATTTGGAATGATTTCACGtatattcaaaaatatttttatatggaCAAAACTCCACACATGTTTGTGGTACATCGTCTTCAAGTACACAATGTCCACAACTATATGTCCATAACAATGAAGGAGTACTTTGTCTCTTAAATGTAGCTCCAACTCAGTTATATCCCAACAATTCGGCTTCACTTCAAGCTTTTCGTATCTTGTGCAAGTATTTGTCACTAAATTTGACACCaagtttttcttcacttttatAGTTCTCATCCCGATAAGCGTTCTGGATGATCGTCTTTGATCAGCCGATCTAAGGAGTGTTTGTTAGCGTCGTTTACATCCACTTATAAGAACTTTAAAAAAGGATTTTTTAAAGTATTGATAAAATGTGTTAGGAAGAAGTATTTTTTGATGATGATACATTCCTTTTTATTGGACGAGCAACCCCTCAAAATTCAATTCTTGGTCTTGCCATATGATGAAGTTGGAAAATTTTCAAGTTCTCTCGGTTTTAAATCAGTTGTTTTGAAAGCTTCCCACTTATAGTTTTCTAGGAATCTACCTTTTCCCTAAACCAAGAAGAGATTTTATCGCTATGTATTTTTTCTGATATTGTTGTTTCTGTAAGTAAATTTGTACTCTGTTGAGTGTTTTCATGAAATGCGGGTTTAATGACTTTCATTAATCTGAAAGGAAAGACTTATTTTCAAAAGTTGATGATGGGGCAAACACCTGGTGATGTTGAACCGAAAACTGAAGTTGAAGTCGTTACACCACCCAATTGAGTGGATCTTACACCTGAAGCTACTCTCGCATCGAggcataaagaaaaaaaaaataagaaaaggaaTAGGAGTGGTTGACGTTCTCATTGTGACACCGAAAAGAATGTCATTAAAGAGGAGATTGTTGAGATGGTTGTTGAAAGGTTGAGCATGCATAATGAAATTGAAAACATGTGCAGAGGCTTGTTAGACATGTCTTTGTCCAATCATGTTGATCAAGGAAAATGTATTTGGTTGCAGAAAGAGTTGGATGAAACTCAACAATATGATATAGAGGCTTGTTAGACATGTCTTTGTCAATCATGTTGATCAAGGAAAATGTATTCGATTGCAAAAAGAGTTGGATGAAACTCAACAATATGATATAGAGCAATATTGATTGGGTTTCACTAAAGCCCTTCAACACGCCAAATACTTGTACAAAATTTCTTTCGACGAAGGAAACTTTGATATACGAAAagatttttataagaaaatctTGTTGGAATTGAAGAGATTCCATGTGAGGAAGAAAGAGTTCAACAAGATGCCAACAATGCTAAGAATAATATCGTAAAAATATAATAGttgattttatttatctttttgttGTACTTTTGATCAATAGTTGTCAATACATATTTTGAGTAATAGGTGatgttttatttcattattttcttctttctcggATTTTTGTTCTTCTTGACTTGAGTCGATACAATGATTcattaaatctaaatttttttgaCCATCTTTCGTCTCTCgacatttaattatttagtgACTTTAAATAATATTGGTTGGCTggatgattaaaaataatttaaaatattaaataatcattatttaaaaaatgttattgtaaaaaactaaataaagtaatattgtttataagttaactttttataacaattacataattaagaatataaaaatatctat includes:
- the LOC137834866 gene encoding protein RETICULATA-RELATED 4, chloroplastic-like, which gives rise to MAIASFFFTLSTPFFSHCNNPSLPPHSSLLFFPFKLNFSTFTTSHFVHTTPTAISAHRNGGNSSGSGGGNGDRGSGGGGDEDEERGRNREEAMVALAEDGRWLESLPEDLAAAVAAGRVPGSIMRRFFQMEQSDVLRWLLKFRGFRERLLADDLFLAKLLIECGVIIFTKAAAELERRKENFNKELDFVVANVVTGIVTGFLLVWFPAPTVSLKPPLAVTAGPIAKLFYGCPDNAFQVALPGTSYTLLQRIGAIVRNGAKLFVVGTSASLVGTVTTNALINVKKAVNKTFAAQAENLPVISTSVAHGVYMVVISNIRYQVLAGIIEQRILEPLLHRNKLILTASYFTIRTANTYWGSLLWVDFARWVGVQKKKD